The stretch of DNA CAATGCCTGTGCGTTCAATAGCCGAAACAAATACACATTTTCCATCGGTTTGTTTGCGCCACCTGCCTTTCACCTCTTCCAAAATTTCCTGTTTCACCTCATCCTCCAAATATTCATCAAATTGGGTTTGTTCATACAAATCCAACTTATTGAATACCATAATGGTGTTTTTTTCCGAAGCACCAATTTCGTTGAGGGTTTGCTGCACAACTTTGATGTGTTCTTCGTGTTGCGGATGTGCCATGTCAACCACGTGAAGCAAAATGTCAGCCTCTCGAACCTCGTCCAGTGTGGATTTGAAACTTTCAATCAATCTGTGTGGTAATTTTCGTATAAATCCAACAGTATCAGATAATAAAAAAGGTGTTCGCTCTAAAACAACTTTTCGTACCGTTGTATCCAAAGTAGCAAAAAGTTTGTCTTCTGCAAAAACCTCCGATTTACTCAGTAGGTTCATCAAAGTAGATTTACCGACATTGGTATAGCCCACCAAAGCAACACGAATCAGTTCACCCCGTTGTTTTCGCATGGTAAAACTTTGCTTGTCAATTTTTTCGAGCCTTTCTTTGAGCAAGCTAATTTTGGTTTTCACAATACGGCGGTCTGTTTCAATCTCTTGCTCACCAGGTCCACGCATCCCAATACCTCCTTTCTGACGTTCTAAGTGCGTCCAAAGACCACGTAGGCGGGGTAAAAGGTATTGCATTTGAGCGAGTTCGACCTGTGTTTTTGATTGAGCAGTTTGCGCCCGACCTGCAAAGATGTCGAGAATCAAAAAACTTCTGTCGACTACCTTACACTTCAATTCTCGTTCAAGCGTACCTTGTTGAGAAGGGCTAAGGTCATCGTCAAAAATCACCAAATCAATTTCCTTTTCTGTTACATACGCCACCATTTCCTCCAATTTTCCCTTGCCTACAAAGGTTTTGGAGTGAGGATGCGACAGTTTTTGTTTGAAAACCTTGAGAACTTCCGCCCCCGCTGTTTGCGCCAAAAAGTCCAATTCAGCAAGGTATTCATCCAATAGTTTTTCTGGTTGGTCGGGGAGTATCAAGCCTACCAAAATAGCTTTTTCAAGACCAACACTTTGTTGGTCACTACTGAGTTCAATATATCCTTTCAAAATAGATTGTTTTATAAGGTTAGTGAAGGTTAAATTGAAGTGTAAAATGGAAGCCAACTTATGTAAATAAATCGCTTTTAGAATTGACAAATTGCAGCAATTTGCCAAATGGCATTTTACACCATTCTTCAAAGATAAATAA from Chitinophagales bacterium encodes:
- the hflX gene encoding GTPase HflX gives rise to the protein MKGYIELSSDQQSVGLEKAILVGLILPDQPEKLLDEYLAELDFLAQTAGAEVLKVFKQKLSHPHSKTFVGKGKLEEMVAYVTEKEIDLVIFDDDLSPSQQGTLERELKCKVVDRSFLILDIFAGRAQTAQSKTQVELAQMQYLLPRLRGLWTHLERQKGGIGMRGPGEQEIETDRRIVKTKISLLKERLEKIDKQSFTMRKQRGELIRVALVGYTNVGKSTLMNLLSKSEVFAEDKLFATLDTTVRKVVLERTPFLLSDTVGFIRKLPHRLIESFKSTLDEVREADILLHVVDMAHPQHEEHIKVVQQTLNEIGASEKNTIMVFNKLDLYEQTQFDEYLEDEVKQEILEEVKGRWRKQTDGKCVFVSAIERTGIEELRDMLIQIVRDEYAVRYPYKTAFF